A genomic window from Cloacibacillus evryensis DSM 19522 includes:
- a CDS encoding AAA family ATPase: MNRVILAEIIEAYKANFTQIDKDERYKWEAVANFQNNWDPDASDFAIMLGKSLAKSQNLLSAAGYFAKRMITAFAEKYPDEVKASFADLFDETRPILERVRDFKSSIEDIFVQYAVEEPSRKNHYQDLHAISVYLSFAYPDKYYIYKRGLFTEFAKRTDFINVPKRGRDENLPSYFEMCDEILAFIAGDEDLRELSRSRLDDKCYADKNYHILAADIVYFGCSCTLNPHTWWPAESEYSPGISKEEWLRLLEDKTVFTPDAFAVMKRMKDMGGMATCTELSKKYGRKTNFYNSISASLAKRVAKATNCPVLERDNWGSKWWPILFVGQYAKKETDGSYIWKLRRELSEALDLVDLSDIPLFAADERTLKHQYWWLTANPRIWSFSQIRVGEEQSYTIRNENGNKRRIFQNFLDARAGDIVIGYESTPVKQITALCKISRESDGQTILLEKTESLISPVDYSALKNIEELQESEYFVNPQGSLFKLTEREYNIIMDEVRDANPLAGDEEPPVYGKDDFIDEVYMDEAQYDSLVMLLKRKKNIILQGPPGVGKTFAAKRLAYSILGKKDDRKVEFIQFHQNYSYEDFMMGYKPQGENFELKYGVFYKFCQRAENNPDDKFFFIIDEINRGNMSKIFGELLMLIEDGYRGKKIILAYSGMPFAVPENLYIIGMMNTADRSLALIDYALRRRFSFFAFSPAFESEGFKKYQKRLGSDVFDELIGKIKKLNKAITEDPVLGEGFQIGHSYFCELSCPEERIAEIIEYDILPTISEYWFDDIEKIENWRKELHGILDG; encoded by the coding sequence GTGAACAGAGTGATCTTAGCTGAAATAATAGAAGCGTATAAGGCAAATTTTACACAAATCGATAAGGACGAACGATATAAGTGGGAAGCTGTCGCGAATTTCCAGAATAATTGGGACCCCGACGCTTCGGATTTCGCCATTATGCTTGGTAAGTCACTTGCAAAGTCTCAGAACCTTTTGTCAGCCGCGGGTTATTTTGCAAAAAGGATGATAACGGCGTTTGCGGAGAAATATCCGGACGAGGTAAAAGCGTCGTTTGCCGACCTCTTTGACGAAACGAGGCCGATATTGGAAAGAGTGCGAGATTTCAAAAGCTCAATAGAAGATATCTTTGTGCAATACGCTGTGGAGGAACCATCCAGGAAAAACCATTATCAGGATCTGCACGCGATCAGCGTATATCTTTCATTCGCGTATCCAGACAAATATTATATTTACAAAAGAGGGCTCTTTACCGAATTTGCCAAAAGGACGGATTTCATAAATGTTCCCAAGCGGGGAAGAGATGAAAACCTGCCCAGCTATTTTGAAATGTGCGATGAGATTCTGGCTTTTATTGCCGGGGACGAAGATTTGCGGGAGCTAAGCCGCTCCCGCCTTGACGATAAATGTTATGCCGATAAAAATTACCACATATTGGCCGCGGATATCGTATATTTTGGATGCAGCTGCACGCTGAATCCGCACACATGGTGGCCCGCCGAGAGCGAATACAGTCCAGGCATATCAAAGGAGGAATGGCTTCGCCTATTGGAAGACAAGACGGTCTTCACGCCGGACGCCTTTGCCGTCATGAAGCGCATGAAAGATATGGGCGGAATGGCGACCTGTACGGAACTGAGCAAAAAGTATGGAAGAAAGACCAATTTTTACAATAGTATCTCCGCTAGCCTCGCTAAGCGGGTGGCGAAGGCTACAAATTGTCCCGTGCTGGAAAGAGACAACTGGGGGTCCAAATGGTGGCCGATTCTTTTCGTCGGGCAGTATGCAAAGAAAGAAACCGACGGAAGCTATATATGGAAGCTTCGCCGCGAGCTGTCTGAAGCGCTGGACCTTGTCGACCTGAGCGATATCCCCCTTTTTGCCGCTGACGAACGAACCTTAAAACATCAATATTGGTGGCTCACCGCCAACCCCCGGATTTGGAGCTTTAGCCAGATCCGTGTCGGTGAGGAACAGAGCTACACGATACGTAATGAAAACGGCAACAAACGGAGGATCTTCCAAAATTTCCTCGACGCGAGAGCCGGGGATATCGTCATCGGTTATGAATCCACTCCTGTAAAGCAGATAACGGCCCTTTGTAAAATTTCAAGAGAGAGCGACGGTCAGACCATCCTTCTTGAAAAGACGGAGAGCCTGATTTCTCCTGTGGATTACTCTGCGCTGAAAAACATCGAAGAATTACAGGAATCGGAGTACTTTGTCAATCCGCAGGGAAGCCTGTTCAAGCTTACGGAGCGGGAATATAACATCATAATGGACGAGGTCAGAGACGCGAATCCGCTGGCCGGAGACGAAGAGCCTCCCGTATATGGCAAAGATGATTTCATTGACGAGGTATATATGGACGAAGCCCAATACGACTCTTTGGTCATGTTGCTGAAACGAAAAAAGAACATTATTTTGCAGGGACCTCCGGGGGTGGGCAAGACCTTTGCCGCAAAGCGCCTCGCCTATTCGATTCTGGGGAAAAAAGATGATCGGAAGGTTGAATTTATACAGTTCCACCAGAATTATTCGTATGAAGATTTCATGATGGGGTACAAGCCGCAGGGCGAGAACTTTGAGCTTAAGTACGGCGTATTCTATAAATTCTGCCAGCGAGCCGAAAATAACCCCGACGATAAATTCTTCTTTATTATCGACGAAATCAACAGAGGCAACATGAGCAAAATTTTCGGGGAGCTCCTGATGCTCATAGAAGACGGATACAGGGGGAAAAAGATAATCCTGGCGTACAGCGGCATGCCGTTCGCCGTGCCGGAGAATTTATATATTATCGGGATGATGAATACGGCTGACAGAAGCCTTGCGCTGATCGATTATGCCCTGCGCCGCCGGTTTAGCTTTTTTGCCTTTTCTCCCGCGTTCGAGAGCGAAGGATTCAAAAAATATCAAAAAAGACTCGGCAGCGATGTTTTTGATGAATTGATAGGAAAGATAAAAAAATTAAATAAAGCGATTACGGAAGATCCCGTTCTTGGGGAGGGTTTTCAGATCGGCCACAGCTATTTCTGTGAGCTGTCTTGTCCCGAAGAGAGAATCGCCGAAATAATAGAATATGATATCTTGCCGACCATATCGGAATACTGGTTCGATGATATAGAGAAAATCGAAAATTGGAGAAAAGAATTGCACGGTATTCTTGATGGTTGA
- the mcrC gene encoding 5-methylcytosine-specific restriction endonuclease system specificity protein McrC, which produces MVDNKGIIIRNIYYMLAYAYKNLRQRNYTDIAAEGFENIQDLFAAILAEGISSQLKCGLTLDYVKYTEELTALRGKLDVVGSCRLKKRRAGKLLCEYDELSENNLMNQILKTTGSLLMRSKEVTLKNRAALKRVMQPFSDIDMLKIAEIQWERLRYHRNNQTYRMLMNMCHLLLNNLLMSDDKGEIRFAEFIDTQAMPRLYEKFIMEYYKRHFPELHAHASQISWNTDDGYIDFLPTMQTDVSLYYGGKCLIIDAKYYGNTMQQARGFDARTHHSNNLYQIFSYVKNKDISHNGSVMGMILYAKVDKETVQRHEYNIDGNRIMIRTLDLSGEFFAIQRQLNEIAALLKP; this is translated from the coding sequence ATGGTTGATAACAAGGGAATAATTATCAGGAATATATACTATATGCTTGCCTATGCATATAAGAACCTGCGGCAGAGAAACTATACTGATATTGCCGCCGAGGGCTTTGAGAACATACAAGACCTGTTCGCCGCGATCCTTGCCGAGGGGATATCATCCCAATTGAAATGCGGCCTCACCTTAGACTATGTCAAGTATACGGAAGAGCTCACGGCGCTGCGGGGAAAGCTGGATGTCGTCGGAAGCTGCCGTCTCAAAAAGAGGCGGGCGGGCAAGTTGTTATGCGAGTATGACGAGCTTTCAGAGAATAATCTTATGAATCAGATACTCAAGACAACGGGATCTCTCCTTATGCGGTCAAAAGAGGTGACATTGAAAAATAGGGCTGCTTTGAAAAGGGTGATGCAGCCCTTTTCCGATATTGATATGTTGAAAATAGCTGAAATTCAATGGGAAAGGCTGCGTTACCATAGAAACAATCAAACTTACCGTATGCTGATGAATATGTGCCATTTGTTGTTGAACAACCTGCTCATGTCTGACGACAAGGGCGAGATACGGTTTGCGGAATTTATTGACACACAGGCGATGCCGCGTTTGTACGAAAAGTTTATCATGGAATACTACAAAAGACATTTTCCCGAACTTCACGCGCATGCGTCGCAGATATCATGGAATACGGATGACGGATACATTGATTTTTTACCAACGATGCAGACGGACGTTTCTCTCTATTACGGCGGTAAATGTCTGATCATCGACGCAAAATATTATGGGAACACTATGCAGCAGGCGAGAGGTTTTGACGCCAGGACCCACCATTCCAACAATCTTTACCAAATCTTCTCCTATGTGAAAAATAAAGATATATCACATAATGGCAGCGTCATGGGCATGATCTTATATGCAAAAGTCGATAAAGAAACGGTCCAGAGGCATGAGTACAATATAGATGGGAACAGGATAATGATTCGTACTCTGGATTTATCCGGCGAGTTTTTTGCGATTCAGCGTCAATTGAATGAGATAGCAGCTTTGCTTAAGCCGTAG
- a CDS encoding DMT family transporter, with product MTLNNYWRGAGLALFAAACWGLISPIAKVLSAAGMDLMSVMVFRSLFTMTSVGVGLLVMGKFDVFRVDRETLRFYLISGILSVAFSGGGFLTSLEYLTVAEALVIHYTFPLAAIIGSLFITRERPTLLQTAAGLLIVAGVYIGMGGSVEAMKTISLPGLLWGLLAVFGMAGQALAARRFSLSHKMNEFGLLFYSNVFGVVLLFLFKTFYYGWDDLCCLTVPLFSIMTLQAITGSLLAYGSFFAALKYIPAAVASLLCTLEIVVAVGLTALFVDQIPSAHEIAGCLLILVAIVCTSMPPRKRS from the coding sequence ATGACTTTAAACAACTATTGGCGCGGGGCCGGGCTGGCGCTCTTTGCGGCGGCCTGCTGGGGGCTTATCAGCCCGATCGCGAAGGTGCTGTCGGCGGCGGGGATGGACCTGATGTCCGTAATGGTCTTCCGTTCGCTCTTCACGATGACCTCCGTGGGCGTCGGACTTCTTGTGATGGGAAAGTTCGACGTCTTCCGCGTCGACCGCGAAACGCTGCGTTTCTACCTTATCTCCGGCATTCTCTCCGTCGCCTTTTCCGGCGGCGGTTTTCTCACGTCGCTCGAATACCTCACCGTCGCCGAGGCTCTTGTCATACACTATACCTTCCCGCTCGCGGCGATCATCGGCTCGCTCTTCATCACACGCGAGAGGCCGACCCTTCTGCAGACGGCCGCGGGGCTTCTGATCGTCGCTGGCGTCTATATCGGCATGGGCGGAAGCGTCGAGGCGATGAAGACGATCTCGCTGCCGGGCCTTCTCTGGGGCCTGCTCGCCGTATTCGGCATGGCGGGACAGGCGCTCGCCGCGCGCCGCTTCTCGCTCTCACATAAGATGAACGAATTCGGCCTGCTGTTCTATTCAAACGTGTTCGGGGTCGTGCTGCTGTTTCTCTTTAAAACCTTTTACTACGGCTGGGACGACCTCTGCTGTCTCACCGTGCCGCTGTTCTCGATCATGACCCTGCAGGCTATAACCGGCAGCCTGCTTGCCTACGGATCGTTCTTTGCGGCGCTGAAATATATCCCCGCGGCGGTGGCGAGCCTGCTCTGTACGCTCGAAATAGTCGTCGCCGTCGGCTTGACGGCGCTATTCGTCGATCAGATCCCTTCGGCCCACGAAATCGCCGGCTGCCTGCTGATACTGGTCGCGATAGTCTGCACCTCGATGCCGCCGCGGAAACGGAGTTAA
- a CDS encoding L-lactate permease produces the protein MPLSIENWILAISPVVVLLVGILLLKWKTSRVGSIALLIAVITAYCFFGADVRLVAFANCKGLSLSLYVLLIIWGAIFLFNIADKAGAINVIGQTIRNISNDRLIQCLLLAWCFTSLLQGLAGFGVPVAIVAPIMVAIGFEPLTAVATCLIGHSWAISFGSMGSSYNSIQLVTKIPGEIIGPCMALSFAIPILATGLEVAHIYEGKKGLKKSILPIVSAATTMSLLLWLMNFIGTPQLASLMAAAGGCAIIAIWAYLHRKTKKEIQPKGFFQGNMSFYIASAPYLALIFMSVVTQIPVVKTCLSGYYWGLDYPQTQTALGYIVEGTIGYSKIKFFSHPAPILFLSAFLGYFVYSRYVTSMNPHELFKYAIIKTTQKCIPTSVGISTMVMMALVMSDSGMTNLIAKGVASAFGNYYPLASPFIGNLGTFITGSNTNSNIMFGALQYETAILLGKNAVLMAAAQSVGGSLGVAMAPSTIMMGAANVGMTGKESLILSKTIRYCMLNLIFVGLIVWFLA, from the coding sequence ATGCCATTAAGCATTGAAAACTGGATATTAGCAATATCACCTGTGGTAGTTTTATTAGTTGGAATCCTTTTGCTCAAATGGAAAACTTCACGTGTTGGCTCAATAGCCCTTCTTATCGCGGTTATTACTGCCTACTGTTTTTTCGGTGCTGATGTTCGACTTGTTGCTTTTGCAAACTGCAAAGGGTTGAGCTTATCATTATATGTCTTGCTTATAATTTGGGGTGCAATTTTTTTATTTAATATTGCAGATAAGGCCGGGGCAATAAATGTCATCGGCCAAACCATCCGCAATATTTCAAATGACAGATTAATCCAATGTCTATTATTAGCATGGTGTTTCACCTCGTTGCTGCAAGGACTTGCCGGTTTTGGAGTCCCGGTCGCTATAGTCGCTCCGATCATGGTGGCGATAGGGTTTGAGCCGCTTACTGCCGTCGCAACTTGCCTAATCGGCCATTCTTGGGCGATCTCTTTTGGATCAATGGGCTCCTCTTATAATTCGATACAGCTAGTCACCAAAATACCAGGCGAGATTATTGGCCCTTGTATGGCGTTATCGTTTGCTATTCCGATTCTAGCTACAGGGCTTGAGGTTGCCCACATATACGAGGGTAAAAAAGGGTTAAAGAAAAGCATTTTGCCAATTGTCAGCGCGGCCACAACAATGTCTCTCTTACTTTGGTTAATGAACTTCATCGGGACCCCACAATTAGCGTCTTTAATGGCTGCCGCTGGAGGGTGTGCAATAATTGCTATATGGGCATATTTACACAGAAAAACTAAAAAAGAAATACAACCAAAAGGTTTTTTTCAAGGAAATATGTCTTTTTATATAGCATCAGCACCATATCTTGCTTTAATTTTTATGTCCGTCGTCACACAAATCCCTGTCGTAAAAACATGTCTATCAGGTTATTATTGGGGGTTAGACTATCCTCAAACACAGACCGCACTTGGTTATATTGTAGAAGGCACGATAGGATACTCCAAGATAAAATTTTTCTCGCATCCTGCACCAATCCTATTTTTATCCGCATTTCTAGGGTACTTTGTATATTCACGTTATGTAACGTCTATGAATCCTCATGAACTTTTCAAATATGCAATCATTAAGACAACACAAAAATGTATCCCCACAAGTGTTGGTATTTCAACAATGGTGATGATGGCGTTAGTAATGAGTGACTCTGGTATGACTAATTTAATTGCTAAAGGTGTGGCCTCTGCATTTGGAAACTATTATCCATTGGCATCACCTTTTATCGGTAATTTAGGCACATTCATTACGGGAAGTAATACCAACTCAAACATCATGTTCGGAGCGCTTCAGTATGAAACAGCGATATTACTTGGAAAGAACGCTGTTTTAATGGCTGCAGCCCAATCAGTAGGCGGTTCGCTTGGAGTAGCGATGGCTCCATCTACAATTATGATGGGAGCCGCTAATGTAGGTATGACTGGTAAAGAAAGTCTAATTCTATCAAAAACCATCAGGTATTGCATGTTAAATCTTATTTTCGTCGGACTAATTGTATGGTTTCTTGCATGA